In Desulfomonile tiedjei DSM 6799, a genomic segment contains:
- a CDS encoding 2-keto-4-pentenoate hydratase, whose product MRKTGILSACAVAVLVVLVCFSWAGEEEVINSIVAARTSTKTFPLPSAQIPDLDLNKAYALQRTLTERLVKSGHRIGGFKAGLTSEAGQKRFGVDRPLLGPLFKSGELEPGVSLEPKDFTRLFIEVEIGYLLGDKITEPVQDVETLKKKIKEVFPAVELPDLRFDDMKNLKGADIVVDAVSSSKYIVGRRMPADKVDVSAVSVILKLDGNEINKGQASDALGDQWKALLWLVNSAVEQGWTLEPGYIFITGALGNMLPGKPGKYEADWGSLGKISWTVK is encoded by the coding sequence ATGCGAAAGACTGGAATTCTTTCGGCTTGCGCAGTTGCGGTACTGGTTGTTCTCGTCTGTTTTTCCTGGGCCGGCGAGGAAGAGGTTATAAACTCCATTGTAGCCGCCAGGACCTCCACAAAAACGTTCCCCTTACCTTCCGCTCAAATTCCGGACTTGGATCTCAATAAAGCCTATGCGCTGCAACGCACGCTAACGGAACGTCTGGTAAAGAGCGGTCACCGGATCGGCGGCTTTAAGGCCGGCTTGACTTCTGAAGCGGGCCAGAAAAGGTTCGGGGTGGATCGTCCTTTATTGGGACCGTTGTTCAAATCGGGAGAACTGGAGCCCGGAGTTTCCCTGGAACCGAAGGATTTCACGAGACTTTTCATCGAGGTGGAAATAGGGTACCTCCTGGGTGACAAGATAACCGAACCAGTTCAAGACGTGGAGACTCTGAAAAAGAAGATCAAGGAAGTGTTTCCTGCCGTAGAGCTTCCGGACCTCAGGTTCGATGATATGAAAAATCTCAAAGGCGCGGATATCGTCGTAGATGCAGTTTCTTCATCCAAATATATCGTGGGAAGAAGAATGCCAGCCGATAAGGTGGATGTATCCGCAGTGTCGGTGATTCTGAAACTCGATGGTAACGAGATAAACAAGGGCCAGGCTTCCGATGCTCTGGGAGACCAGTGGAAAGCGCTGCTCTGGCTGGTGAATAGCGCGGTAGAACAAGGCTGGACTCTCGAACCGGGCTATATTTTCATCACTGGAGCATTGGGCAACATGCTTCCCGGCAAACCGGGTAAGTACGAAGCAGACTGGGGATCGTTAGGTAAAATCTCCTGGACCGTAAAATAA
- a CDS encoding ABC1 kinase family protein yields MDIRLTPLHLRRYKDIILLFIKYGRSDLVKSAGLEEALRHETAITEVVPRAEELASDLERMGPTFIKLGQILSTRADILPVEYIRALARLQDKIEPFPYDQVDAIVASELGIRIPLAFDHFDKTPIAAASLGQVHKACLKDGRTVAVKVQRPGIRAQIVEDLEILMQIAEFLDRTPLSERFEFHKMVEEFRRTLMRELDYRQEARNMKLLAGNLAGFSLVVVPLPIDEYSSSRMLTMEYISGRKITELTPLARTEIDGTALAEELFRAYLSQIIVDGFFHADPHPGNLFLTNDHRIALLDVGMVGQISPELQDRLLHLIRAIGEGRHEDVAALAIKIGERRPKFDQDGFRNHIAVMITDLNMQHLDIGTAIMEFVRFSGDSGLRLPPELTLLGKTLLNLDIVARTLDPNFDPNTSIRSNLARIIRSKILKSASPSTIFGNILEMKEFFTRLPTVLGTSLEKLAKNELEMKIDAIDEKYLMNGLQKIANRITLGLILAALIVGAAMLFNVQTEFRILGYPGIAMLFFLAAAGGGIALMLDILFYDEKPSKK; encoded by the coding sequence GTGGACATTCGGCTTACACCATTACATCTGAGACGCTACAAAGATATTATTTTGCTGTTCATAAAATACGGGAGATCGGACCTGGTGAAGAGCGCCGGTTTGGAGGAGGCTCTCAGGCATGAGACAGCTATTACCGAGGTAGTTCCCAGAGCCGAGGAACTGGCGAGCGATCTTGAGCGGATGGGGCCTACATTCATCAAACTCGGTCAGATCCTCTCCACTCGTGCAGATATTCTCCCGGTGGAATATATTCGGGCTCTGGCACGGCTTCAAGACAAAATAGAGCCGTTTCCCTACGATCAGGTCGATGCAATCGTTGCATCGGAATTGGGTATCCGCATACCACTTGCTTTCGACCATTTCGATAAAACACCAATTGCCGCGGCATCGCTGGGGCAGGTCCACAAAGCCTGTCTGAAAGACGGACGCACGGTTGCCGTCAAAGTCCAAAGACCGGGAATTCGCGCCCAAATTGTAGAAGACCTGGAAATACTCATGCAAATCGCTGAGTTCCTGGACAGAACACCTCTCAGCGAGCGCTTTGAATTCCACAAGATGGTGGAAGAATTCCGCAGGACACTGATGCGAGAACTCGATTATCGACAGGAAGCTCGCAATATGAAACTCCTGGCAGGCAACCTCGCGGGATTCAGTCTCGTTGTGGTGCCGTTGCCGATAGACGAATATTCCAGTTCTCGCATGCTTACCATGGAGTACATTTCGGGCAGGAAAATTACCGAACTGACTCCCCTTGCCAGGACAGAAATAGACGGAACCGCTCTGGCTGAGGAATTATTCCGTGCCTACCTCAGCCAGATCATTGTAGACGGTTTCTTCCATGCAGATCCTCATCCAGGCAACCTGTTTCTTACGAATGACCATCGCATAGCATTGCTGGACGTTGGCATGGTAGGACAAATATCTCCGGAATTACAGGACCGATTGTTGCACCTCATCAGAGCCATAGGTGAGGGGCGCCATGAGGACGTTGCCGCGCTCGCAATAAAGATAGGGGAAAGAAGGCCTAAATTCGATCAAGACGGATTCAGAAATCATATTGCGGTGATGATAACCGATCTGAACATGCAACATTTGGATATCGGGACAGCCATTATGGAATTTGTTCGATTTTCTGGAGATTCGGGGCTCCGTTTGCCTCCGGAGTTAACGCTTCTGGGGAAAACCCTCCTGAATCTGGATATCGTAGCCCGCACTCTGGACCCCAACTTCGACCCCAATACATCTATCCGGTCAAACCTGGCACGGATCATCCGTTCCAAAATCCTCAAGAGTGCCTCACCTTCGACCATATTCGGCAATATTCTGGAGATGAAAGAGTTTTTCACGCGCCTTCCCACAGTCCTCGGAACCAGCCTGGAGAAACTGGCCAAGAACGAGCTTGAAATGAAGATCGATGCCATTGATGAGAAATACCTCATGAATGGGCTTCAGAAAATCGCGAACCGAATTACTCTGGGACTCATATTGGCAGCGCTCATTGTTGGAGCAGCAATGCTGTTCAATGTACAGACGGAATTCAGGATTCTGGGGTATCCGGGTATTGCCATGCTGTTCTTTCTTGCTGCTGCAGGTGGGGGAATTGCCCTGATGCTGGACATTCTATTCTATGACGAAAAACCCTCAAAAAAATGA